A region of Micromonospora sp. WMMD882 DNA encodes the following proteins:
- a CDS encoding helix-turn-helix domain-containing protein, protein MSEPESVGLRATLRRIERAAGALATASVARMDETLPWFRALPAEQRSWVMLVAQAGVRSLVQWLRDGGGRADSTQEVSDDVFATAPQALARSISLQHTVALIKVTIDVVEEQVPDLAADGEEQQLREVVLRFSREIAFAAARAYARAAETRGAWDARLQALLVDALLRGDSSDVLASRAAALGWADAPPVAVAVGRSPGGEVAAVLHTVYRLARRIRVEVIGGVHGDRLVVVLGGAADPLAASAKLLPAFGEGPVVVGPAVPSLDEATESARAALAGYRAAPAWPAAPRPVPAGELLPERALAGDAEARRRLRHDCYATLVRAGGELLETLDAFLAAGGVLESTARTLFVHPNTVRYRLRRIAEVTGLSPLIPREAFALQVALTVGRLDPVTSVTPTVGGGRAETR, encoded by the coding sequence GTGAGCGAGCCGGAGTCCGTCGGGCTGCGGGCCACGCTGCGCCGGATCGAACGGGCGGCGGGGGCCCTGGCCACCGCCAGCGTGGCCCGGATGGACGAGACGCTGCCCTGGTTCCGGGCGCTGCCGGCCGAGCAGCGCTCCTGGGTGATGCTGGTGGCGCAGGCCGGCGTCCGGTCGCTGGTGCAGTGGCTGCGCGACGGCGGCGGTCGGGCGGACAGCACCCAGGAGGTCTCCGACGACGTCTTCGCCACCGCCCCGCAGGCCCTCGCCCGGTCGATCAGCCTCCAGCACACCGTCGCGTTGATCAAGGTCACCATCGACGTGGTCGAGGAGCAGGTCCCGGACTTGGCCGCCGACGGCGAGGAGCAGCAGCTCCGCGAGGTGGTGCTGCGTTTCTCCCGGGAGATCGCGTTCGCCGCCGCCCGGGCGTACGCGCGGGCCGCCGAGACGCGGGGGGCGTGGGACGCCCGGCTCCAGGCCCTCCTGGTGGACGCGCTGCTGCGCGGCGACTCCTCGGACGTGCTGGCCAGCCGGGCCGCCGCGCTGGGCTGGGCGGACGCGCCCCCGGTGGCGGTGGCGGTGGGCCGCTCCCCCGGTGGCGAGGTGGCGGCCGTGCTGCACACCGTCTACCGGCTGGCCCGCCGGATCCGGGTGGAGGTGATCGGCGGGGTGCACGGCGACCGGCTGGTGGTGGTGCTCGGCGGGGCGGCCGATCCGCTGGCCGCCAGCGCGAAGCTGCTGCCCGCGTTCGGCGAGGGGCCGGTGGTGGTCGGCCCGGCCGTGCCGAGCCTGGACGAGGCGACCGAGTCGGCCCGCGCCGCGCTGGCCGGTTACCGGGCCGCTCCGGCCTGGCCGGCCGCGCCCCGCCCGGTGCCGGCCGGTGAGCTGCTGCCCGAGCGGGCGCTGGCCGGGGACGCCGAGGCCCGGCGGCGGCTGCGTCACGACTGCTACGCCACCCTGGTCCGGGCCGGCGGTGAGCTGCTGGAGACCCTGGACGCGTTCCTCGCCGCCGGCGGGGTGCTGGAGAGCACGGCCCGTACGCTGTTCGTGCACCCGAACACCGTTCGTTACCGGCTGCGTCGGATCGCCGAGGTGACCGGGCTGTCCCCGTTGATCCCCCGGGAGGCGTTCGCCCTGCAGGTGGCGCTGACCGTGGGCCGGCTCGATCCGGTGACCTCGGTTACACCCACCGTGGGCGGTGGGCGGGCAGAAACCCGCTGA
- a CDS encoding phosphatase PAP2 family protein yields the protein MIARPPLSVPLSALAGLVLLTILVVAGWPPLDRADHAVSETFRAYGDRAPALVAALRILTDVAATVPFLLAGLTAAIALAARGRRPAAVCCATVTVVVPALWGLGHWLLRHPRPLDGFVTVHSNGFPSGHTSNAVAAALTVVLLLWPRLTRTGRTVVALGAVGFALFVSLTRVALLAHWPADVLGGWLLALTVVPLAARLGTRVVRDSAATASATRSD from the coding sequence ATGATCGCCCGTCCGCCCCTGTCCGTGCCGCTGTCCGCCCTGGCCGGCCTCGTGCTGCTGACGATTCTGGTCGTCGCGGGCTGGCCGCCGCTGGACCGCGCCGACCACGCGGTGAGCGAGACCTTCCGGGCGTACGGCGACCGCGCCCCAGCCCTGGTCGCGGCGCTGCGGATCCTCACCGACGTGGCCGCCACCGTCCCCTTCCTGCTCGCCGGGCTGACCGCCGCGATCGCCCTGGCGGCGCGCGGACGTCGCCCGGCGGCGGTGTGCTGCGCCACGGTCACCGTGGTCGTGCCGGCGCTGTGGGGCCTGGGCCACTGGCTGCTGCGCCACCCCCGCCCGCTGGACGGGTTCGTCACCGTGCACAGCAACGGCTTCCCGAGCGGGCACACCAGCAACGCGGTGGCCGCCGCGCTCACCGTCGTGCTGCTGCTCTGGCCCCGGCTGACCCGGACCGGGCGGACGGTGGTGGCGCTCGGCGCGGTCGGGTTCGCGCTCTTCGTCAGCCTGACCCGGGTCGCGTTGCTGGCGCACTGGCCGGCCGACGTGCTCGGCGGCTGGCTGCTGGCGCTGACCGTCGTCCCGCTGGCCGCCCGGCTGGGCACGCGCGTCGTCCGGGACAGCGCCGCGACCGCCTCCGCCACCCGTTCGGACTGA
- a CDS encoding copper resistance protein CopC: protein MAAGWLVAIVMALGVALWPAAPAAAHNSLTGSDPRDGARLAQPPTRVELRFLARLDPKTTKITLTGPDDVPASRGAPTFEGSRVRVAFAPGAAGRYTVAYQVASSDGHPIKGEIRFTVTTGTPADPSPTTASPTPSAEPSTPAAPTDVATTAPAVEPAADSADDGGPPVWPWVVGAVAVLAALAGGLLARRRSTTR from the coding sequence GTGGCGGCTGGCTGGCTGGTCGCGATCGTCATGGCGCTCGGTGTGGCCTTGTGGCCGGCGGCGCCGGCCGCCGCGCACAACTCGCTGACCGGCAGCGACCCGCGTGACGGCGCGCGGTTGGCGCAGCCACCGACCCGGGTCGAGCTGCGATTCCTCGCCCGGCTCGATCCGAAGACGACGAAGATCACATTGACCGGGCCGGACGACGTGCCCGCGTCCCGGGGCGCCCCGACCTTCGAGGGCTCCCGGGTCCGGGTGGCGTTCGCGCCGGGCGCGGCCGGCCGCTACACCGTCGCCTACCAGGTCGCCTCGTCCGACGGCCATCCGATCAAGGGCGAGATCCGCTTCACGGTGACCACCGGCACGCCGGCCGACCCGTCGCCGACGACCGCCTCGCCCACGCCCTCCGCGGAACCGTCCACGCCGGCCGCCCCGACCGACGTGGCCACCACCGCGCCGGCCGTGGAGCCGGCGGCCGACTCCGCCGACGACGGTGGCCCGCCGGTCTGGCCCTGGGTTGTCGGAGCCGTCGCCGTGCTGGCCGCGCTCGCGGGCGGGCTCCTGGCCCGCCGCCGCTCCACGACGCGCTAG
- the gltX gene encoding glutamate--tRNA ligase: MTVRVRFAPSPTGMFHVGGARSALQNWIYAKQQGGVFVLRVEDTDAARNRPEWTEGILSALDWIGIERGSYEGPYFQSQNAEEHRAAARRLHESGRAYYCDCTREAAQARAGSQYAGYDGFCRDRGLPSGEGRALRFRTPDEGVTVVVDLIRGKPTFENRLIEDFVIARGDGSPVFLLANVVDDMTMGITHVIRAEEHLPNTPKQQLLWDALGVEPPVWAHVPVVVNEKRQKLSKRRDKVALEAYRDEGYLADAMRNYLMLLGWAPSGDREIVPWSVIEEEFRLSEVNPSPAFFDEKKLRAFNGEYIRALSVEDFVDACRPWLTGTDTIAPPPWQPAEFDADAFAAVAPLAQTRIAVLSEIVPNVDFLFVESPLIDEAAWAKAMKEGAGDLLDATVAAYETLTSWDAETLKSTLEAVGAERGLKLGKAQAPVRVAVTGRTVGLPLFESLEVLGRERALARLRAARVRLP; encoded by the coding sequence GTGACGGTACGCGTGCGATTCGCCCCCTCTCCGACCGGTATGTTCCACGTCGGTGGCGCCCGCTCGGCGCTCCAGAACTGGATCTACGCCAAGCAGCAGGGCGGAGTGTTCGTGCTGCGCGTCGAGGACACCGACGCCGCCCGCAACCGGCCGGAGTGGACCGAGGGCATCCTGTCCGCGCTGGACTGGATCGGCATCGAGCGCGGCTCGTACGAGGGGCCGTACTTCCAGTCGCAGAACGCCGAGGAGCACCGCGCCGCCGCCCGCCGGCTGCACGAGTCGGGCCGGGCGTACTACTGCGACTGCACCCGGGAGGCGGCGCAGGCCCGCGCCGGCTCGCAGTACGCCGGCTACGACGGCTTCTGCCGGGACCGCGGCCTGCCGTCGGGCGAGGGGCGGGCGCTGCGCTTCCGTACGCCCGACGAGGGCGTGACCGTGGTGGTCGACCTGATCCGGGGCAAGCCGACCTTCGAGAACCGACTGATCGAGGATTTCGTGATCGCCCGGGGTGACGGCTCCCCGGTGTTCCTGCTCGCCAACGTCGTCGACGACATGACGATGGGCATCACCCACGTGATCCGCGCCGAGGAGCACCTGCCGAACACCCCCAAGCAGCAGTTGCTCTGGGACGCCCTAGGCGTCGAGCCGCCGGTCTGGGCGCACGTGCCGGTGGTGGTCAACGAGAAGCGACAGAAGCTCTCCAAGCGCCGCGACAAGGTCGCCCTGGAGGCGTACCGGGACGAGGGCTACCTCGCCGACGCCATGCGCAACTATCTGATGCTGCTCGGTTGGGCCCCCTCCGGCGACCGGGAGATCGTGCCCTGGTCGGTGATCGAGGAGGAGTTCCGACTGTCGGAGGTGAACCCCTCCCCCGCCTTCTTCGACGAGAAGAAGCTGCGCGCGTTCAACGGGGAGTACATCCGGGCGCTGTCGGTCGAGGACTTCGTCGACGCCTGCCGGCCGTGGCTCACCGGCACCGACACCATCGCGCCGCCGCCGTGGCAGCCGGCCGAGTTCGACGCGGACGCCTTCGCGGCGGTCGCCCCGCTGGCGCAGACCCGGATCGCGGTGCTCAGCGAGATCGTGCCGAACGTCGACTTCCTCTTCGTCGAGTCCCCGCTGATCGACGAGGCGGCGTGGGCGAAGGCCATGAAGGAGGGCGCGGGCGACCTGCTGGACGCCACCGTGGCCGCATACGAGACGCTGACCTCCTGGGACGCGGAGACGCTCAAGTCGACCCTGGAGGCGGTGGGCGCCGAACGGGGGCTCAAGCTCGGCAAGGCCCAGGCCCCGGTCCGGGTCGCGGTGACCGGCCGTACCGTCGGGCTGCCGCTGTTCGAGTCGCTGGAGGTGCTCGGCCGCGAGCGCGCCCTGGCGCGGCTGCGCGCCGCCCGGGTCCGCCTCCCCTGA
- a CDS encoding SRPBCC family protein: MILVERSAHVAAPVEAVWDVVQRAEQLPAWLAGVRAAEVLSGEGYGRRQRVQAGRGAAHEAEVIAYQEPHLIGWRERAKGAGARAEARTEIYVQLTPNEEDEAGGTVVRLIVVRWPAGPVKAALLRLGLRRVGADLEDSLARLTDLAAVG; this comes from the coding sequence ATGATCCTCGTGGAACGCAGTGCGCACGTGGCGGCGCCGGTGGAAGCGGTCTGGGACGTGGTGCAGCGGGCCGAGCAGTTGCCGGCCTGGCTGGCCGGCGTCCGCGCGGCCGAGGTGCTCTCCGGAGAGGGCTACGGCCGCCGGCAACGGGTCCAGGCCGGGCGGGGCGCGGCGCACGAGGCGGAGGTGATCGCCTACCAGGAGCCCCACCTGATCGGCTGGCGGGAACGGGCCAAGGGCGCCGGCGCGCGGGCGGAGGCCCGCACCGAGATCTACGTCCAGCTCACCCCGAACGAGGAGGACGAGGCCGGCGGCACCGTGGTGCGCCTGATCGTCGTCCGCTGGCCGGCCGGCCCGGTGAAGGCGGCCCTGCTCCGGCTCGGTCTGCGTCGGGTCGGCGCCGACCTGGAGGACTCGCTCGCCCGGCTGACCGACCTGGCCGCCGTCGGTTGA
- a CDS encoding choice-of-anchor B family protein: MRVVRTGLALAVGALVVSTLGPGTPSVAHDPATPAGRASAQQFMAQREPTQRLTAAAAATCVNGQAAGYPCRNVDLLSFLPLTSIGGSQANDIWGWRDPQTGKEYALVGRRNGTSFVDVSNPTAPVYLGNLPAHQNRTAVWRDIKVYRDHAYVVADVSGHGMQVFDLTRLRGVTTPQTWTADTHYAQFGNSHNIAINESTGYAYAVGSNTCSGGLHMVDIRAPKSPTYAGCVSTDGYTHDTQCVTYRGPDTTYTGREICVSSNEDTVTVVDVTSKSAPRQLSRIGYSGRAYTHQGWFTENQRYFLLDDELDESRRGVTTQTYLWDLADLDAPRLIGTYAAPSGVRATDHNQYVKGNYSYQANYRAGLRILDLRDVAAGRATEAGYFDVYPSSDSASMNGAWSTYPYFPSGIVVVSGIEQGLFVLQPRLS, from the coding sequence ATGCGAGTCGTCCGGACAGGTCTCGCCCTGGCCGTCGGCGCCCTGGTGGTGTCGACGCTGGGGCCGGGCACGCCGTCGGTGGCGCACGACCCCGCCACGCCCGCCGGGCGGGCCTCGGCGCAACAGTTCATGGCGCAACGCGAGCCCACCCAACGGCTGACCGCCGCCGCGGCGGCCACCTGCGTCAACGGCCAGGCGGCCGGATACCCGTGCCGCAACGTGGACCTGCTGTCCTTCCTGCCGCTGACCAGCATCGGCGGCAGCCAGGCCAACGACATCTGGGGCTGGCGGGACCCGCAGACCGGAAAGGAGTACGCGCTCGTCGGGCGGCGCAACGGCACCTCGTTCGTCGACGTGTCCAACCCGACCGCGCCGGTCTACCTGGGCAACCTGCCCGCCCACCAGAACCGCACCGCGGTCTGGCGGGACATCAAGGTCTACCGGGACCACGCGTACGTGGTGGCCGACGTCTCCGGCCACGGCATGCAGGTGTTCGACCTGACCCGGCTGCGCGGGGTGACCACGCCGCAGACCTGGACGGCCGACACGCACTACGCCCAGTTCGGCAACTCGCACAACATCGCGATCAACGAGTCCACCGGGTACGCGTACGCGGTCGGCTCGAACACGTGCAGCGGCGGCCTGCACATGGTCGACATCCGCGCCCCGAAGTCCCCGACGTACGCGGGCTGCGTCAGCACCGACGGGTACACCCACGACACCCAGTGCGTCACGTACCGGGGGCCGGACACCACGTACACGGGTCGGGAGATCTGCGTCAGCTCCAACGAGGACACCGTCACGGTGGTCGACGTGACAAGCAAGTCCGCGCCCCGGCAGCTCTCCCGGATCGGCTACTCCGGGCGGGCCTACACCCACCAGGGGTGGTTCACCGAGAACCAGCGGTACTTCCTGCTCGACGACGAGCTGGACGAGTCGCGGCGCGGCGTGACCACCCAGACGTACCTCTGGGACCTGGCCGACCTGGACGCGCCCCGGCTGATCGGCACCTACGCCGCGCCGTCCGGGGTACGCGCCACCGACCACAACCAGTACGTCAAGGGCAACTACAGCTACCAGGCCAACTACCGGGCCGGCCTGCGGATCCTCGACCTGCGCGACGTGGCGGCCGGGCGGGCCACCGAGGCCGGGTACTTCGACGTGTACCCGTCCAGCGACAGCGCCTCGATGAACGGGGCGTGGAGCACGTACCCGTACTTCCCGAGCGGGATCGTGGTGGTCAGCGGGATCGAGCAGGGGTTGTTCGTCCTGCAACCCCGGTTGTCGTGA
- the aceE gene encoding pyruvate dehydrogenase (acetyl-transferring), homodimeric type — translation MATERKRPVITAGLPSQLPDIDPEETGEWVESLDGVIDERGTKRARYVMLRLLERARERQVGVPSLTTTDYINTIPPEHEPWFPGDEHVERRIRAYIRWNAAMLVHRAQRPEIGVGGHISTFASSASLYEVGFNHFFRGKDHPGGGDHIFYQGHASPGMYARAYLEGRLSEDQLDGFRQELSHPAGGLPSYPHPRLMPDFWEFPTVSMGLGPLNAIYQARFNRYLHHRGIKDTSQQHVWAFLGDGEMDEVESLGAIGVAAREELDNLTFVINCNLQRLDGPVRGNGKVMQELEAFFRGAGWNVIKVVWGREWDPLLAADTDGALVNLMNSTPDGDYQTYKAESGAYVREHFFGRDARTRKMVEHLSDDEIWNLKRGGHDYRKLYAAYKAAMEHTGQPTVILAKTIKGWTLGSHFEGRNATHQMKKLTLEDLKSFRDRLYLDIPDKALEENPYLPPYYTPGESSDEIAYLKERRQQLGGYLPSRRTAQPKLAIPGSERFSDVKRGSGKQKVATTMAFVRLLKDIMKDKEFGKRWVPIIPDEARTFGMDSLFPTQKIYSPHGQKYTSVDRELFLSYKEATTGQILHEGINEAGSVASFTAAGSAYATHGEPMIPLYIFYSMFGFQRTGDGFWAAADQMTRGFVLGATAGRTTLNGEGLQHEDGHSHLLAATNPAVVAYDPAFAFEIAHIVENGLHRMYGDAQENVFYYLTIYNEPILQPAEPADVDVEGLLKGIYRYSPAPSVNSSGEAPRAQILASGTGMQWALKAQQLLAQDWGVAADVWSVTSWTELRRDAVECEEHNLLHPGGEQRTPYVQQKLADADGPKVAVSDWMRAVPDLISRWIPGDYTSLGTDGFGLSDTRHALRRHFHVDAESVAVATLRQLALRGVVAPEVPAEAARKYAIQDVNAAPVGETGGDS, via the coding sequence GTGGCCACGGAACGCAAGCGCCCGGTGATCACCGCCGGTCTGCCGAGCCAGCTTCCGGACATCGACCCCGAAGAGACCGGCGAATGGGTCGAGTCGCTCGACGGTGTCATCGACGAGCGCGGAACCAAACGCGCCCGGTACGTGATGCTGCGCCTGCTGGAGCGGGCCCGCGAGCGCCAGGTCGGGGTGCCGTCGCTGACCACCACCGACTACATCAACACGATCCCGCCGGAGCACGAGCCGTGGTTCCCGGGGGACGAGCACGTCGAGCGGCGGATCCGGGCGTACATCCGGTGGAACGCGGCGATGTTGGTGCACCGGGCGCAGCGGCCGGAGATCGGCGTCGGTGGGCACATCTCCACCTTCGCCAGCTCGGCGTCCCTCTACGAGGTGGGCTTCAACCACTTCTTCCGGGGCAAGGACCACCCCGGCGGCGGTGACCACATCTTCTACCAGGGGCACGCCTCCCCCGGCATGTACGCGCGCGCGTACCTGGAGGGGCGGCTCAGCGAGGACCAGCTCGACGGGTTCCGGCAGGAGCTGTCGCACCCGGCCGGCGGGCTGCCGTCGTACCCGCACCCGCGGCTGATGCCGGACTTCTGGGAGTTCCCGACGGTCTCCATGGGCCTCGGCCCGCTGAACGCGATCTACCAGGCCCGGTTCAACCGGTACCTGCACCACCGGGGCATCAAGGACACCAGCCAGCAGCACGTGTGGGCGTTCCTCGGCGACGGCGAGATGGACGAGGTCGAGTCGCTCGGCGCGATCGGCGTGGCCGCCCGCGAGGAGCTGGACAACCTCACCTTCGTGATCAACTGCAACCTCCAGCGGCTCGACGGCCCGGTGCGCGGCAACGGCAAGGTCATGCAGGAGCTGGAGGCGTTCTTCCGGGGCGCCGGGTGGAACGTGATCAAGGTGGTCTGGGGCCGGGAGTGGGACCCGCTGCTCGCCGCCGACACCGACGGCGCGCTGGTCAACCTGATGAACTCCACGCCCGACGGCGACTACCAGACCTACAAGGCGGAGTCCGGGGCGTACGTGCGGGAGCACTTCTTCGGCCGGGACGCGCGGACCCGCAAGATGGTCGAGCACCTCTCCGACGACGAGATCTGGAACCTCAAGCGCGGCGGGCACGACTACCGCAAGCTGTACGCGGCGTACAAGGCGGCGATGGAGCACACCGGGCAGCCGACGGTGATCCTGGCCAAGACGATCAAGGGCTGGACGCTCGGGTCGCACTTCGAGGGGCGTAACGCCACGCACCAGATGAAGAAGCTGACCCTGGAGGACCTGAAGTCCTTCCGCGACCGCCTCTACCTGGACATCCCGGACAAGGCTCTCGAAGAGAACCCGTACCTGCCGCCGTACTACACGCCTGGCGAATCCTCCGACGAGATCGCGTACCTGAAGGAGCGGCGGCAGCAGCTCGGCGGCTACCTGCCGTCCCGGCGCACCGCCCAGCCGAAGCTGGCCATCCCGGGCAGCGAGCGGTTCTCCGACGTCAAGCGCGGCTCGGGCAAGCAGAAGGTCGCCACCACGATGGCCTTCGTCCGGCTGCTCAAGGACATCATGAAGGACAAGGAGTTCGGCAAGCGCTGGGTGCCGATCATCCCGGACGAGGCCCGCACCTTCGGCATGGACTCCCTCTTCCCGACACAGAAGATCTACTCCCCGCACGGACAGAAGTACACCTCGGTGGACCGGGAGCTGTTCCTGTCGTACAAGGAGGCGACGACCGGGCAGATCCTGCACGAGGGGATCAACGAGGCCGGCTCGGTGGCCTCGTTCACCGCCGCCGGCAGCGCGTACGCCACGCACGGCGAGCCGATGATCCCGCTGTACATCTTCTACTCGATGTTCGGGTTCCAGCGCACCGGCGACGGGTTCTGGGCGGCGGCCGACCAGATGACCCGGGGCTTCGTGCTCGGCGCGACCGCCGGCCGGACGACGCTCAACGGCGAGGGGCTCCAGCACGAGGACGGCCACTCGCACCTGCTGGCCGCCACCAACCCGGCGGTGGTCGCGTACGACCCGGCGTTCGCGTTCGAGATCGCGCACATCGTCGAGAACGGCCTGCACCGGATGTACGGGGACGCGCAGGAGAACGTCTTCTACTACCTCACGATCTACAACGAGCCGATCCTGCAACCGGCCGAGCCGGCCGACGTGGACGTCGAGGGTCTGCTGAAGGGGATCTACCGCTACTCCCCCGCGCCGTCGGTCAACTCCTCCGGCGAGGCGCCCCGGGCGCAGATCCTGGCCTCCGGCACCGGCATGCAGTGGGCGCTCAAGGCCCAGCAGCTCCTCGCCCAGGACTGGGGGGTGGCCGCCGACGTCTGGTCGGTGACCTCCTGGACGGAGCTGCGCCGCGACGCGGTCGAGTGCGAGGAGCACAACCTGCTGCACCCGGGCGGGGAGCAGCGGACGCCGTACGTCCAGCAGAAGCTGGCCGACGCCGACGGGCCGAAGGTCGCGGTCAGCGACTGGATGCGCGCGGTGCCGGACCTGATCTCGCGCTGGATCCCGGGCGACTACACCTCGCTGGGCACCGACGGGTTCGGTCTGTCCGACACCCGGCACGCCCTGCGTCGGCACTTCCACGTCGACGCCGAGTCGGTGGCCGTCGCGACGCTGCGGCAGCTCGCGCTGCGCGGCGTGGTGGCCCCCGAGGTGCCGGCCGAGGCGGCCCGCAAGTACGCGATCCAGGACGTCAACGCGGCCCCGGTCGGCGAGACCGGCGGCGACTCCTGA
- a CDS encoding YjbQ family protein — translation MRSEVITVQTGSRPTVRDITTEAERFVSGQGDGLLHVFVPHATAGVAVIETGAGSDDDLLTAIDAVLPTDDRWRHRHGSPGHGRDHVLPAFVPPYATVPVLDGRLALGTWQSICLVDTNGDNPTRKVRFSFLPG, via the coding sequence ATGCGCAGTGAGGTGATCACCGTCCAGACCGGGTCGCGGCCGACCGTCCGGGACATCACCACCGAGGCCGAACGGTTCGTCTCCGGGCAGGGCGACGGGCTGCTGCACGTCTTCGTGCCGCACGCCACGGCCGGAGTGGCCGTCATCGAGACCGGGGCGGGCTCCGACGACGACCTGCTCACCGCGATCGACGCGGTGCTGCCCACCGACGACCGCTGGCGGCACCGGCACGGCTCGCCCGGCCACGGGCGGGACCACGTCCTGCCGGCGTTCGTCCCGCCGTACGCGACGGTGCCGGTGCTCGACGGGCGACTGGCCCTCGGCACCTGGCAGTCGATCTGCCTGGTCGACACCAACGGCGACAACCCGACCCGCAAGGTCCGGTTCTCCTTCCTCCCCGGCTGA
- a CDS encoding DUF4139 domain-containing protein, whose product MNADNPSVHPSDAPAVAGSAPVGPAHAPVTAPAVTPATATDLDAPIVAVTVYADRARVTRRATVSLAAGEHRLRVGPLPLNLRRDSLRVGGRGPGTVLGVDLLTRRQPRSTDQQARELEQRRRALADDLAALDGADAVEAQRAEFLALLSQRAGGTYARALATGDAAPADVAAFADSVAGQLTAGHDRQRELTRRRTDVTESLAAVDRQIRELGGKRAPDRLVADVTVLVTPDAAAAPDAAAPDAAAAAHAGASDGGPDAGELELELTYVVDGARWQPSYDLRLVDEVVTLTWFGLVSQQTGEDWPECRLELSTARPAVTATVPELSPWYLDRVRPLPPPMPVGAPAPGGGGLPRASAPAAAFGGPERARVGKAAPPVRESVAEVEQGIAAATYRPTRPVAVPADGTAHRATVAVLELPASLDHVTAPVREPVAHLRATVRNTSSHTLLPGPAAIFHGPDFVGGTRLTAWAPGEETELALGLDDRLRVERKLTRRSDTRATLGSTRRREVEYAVTVANHTPRPATVTVLDQLPVSRDEGVVVRETRLDPTPDERTELGELTWRLRLAPGATGQVTLGFRVDVAKGVDLAGWRD is encoded by the coding sequence GTGAACGCAGACAACCCGTCGGTCCACCCCTCCGACGCCCCGGCGGTCGCCGGCAGCGCGCCGGTCGGGCCGGCCCACGCCCCGGTGACCGCCCCGGCGGTCACTCCGGCAACCGCGACCGACCTCGACGCGCCGATCGTCGCGGTGACCGTCTACGCCGACCGGGCCCGGGTCACCCGCCGGGCCACCGTCTCCCTGGCCGCCGGTGAGCACCGGCTGCGGGTCGGGCCGCTCCCGCTCAACCTGCGTCGCGACTCGCTGCGGGTCGGCGGGCGGGGGCCGGGCACCGTCCTCGGCGTCGACCTGCTCACCCGGCGTCAACCCCGCAGCACCGACCAGCAGGCCCGGGAGCTGGAGCAGCGCCGCCGCGCCCTCGCCGACGACCTGGCCGCGTTGGACGGGGCGGACGCGGTCGAGGCCCAGCGGGCCGAGTTCCTCGCCCTGCTGAGCCAGCGGGCCGGTGGCACGTACGCCCGCGCGCTCGCCACCGGGGACGCGGCCCCGGCCGACGTGGCGGCCTTCGCCGACTCGGTCGCCGGGCAGCTCACCGCCGGCCACGACCGGCAGCGGGAGCTGACCCGACGCCGTACCGACGTCACCGAGTCGCTCGCCGCCGTCGACCGGCAGATCCGCGAGCTGGGCGGCAAGCGGGCCCCGGACCGCCTGGTCGCCGACGTGACCGTCCTGGTCACCCCCGACGCCGCAGCCGCCCCCGACGCCGCCGCCCCCGACGCCGCCGCAGCCGCCCACGCCGGCGCGTCCGACGGCGGCCCGGACGCCGGCGAGCTGGAGCTGGAGCTCACCTACGTGGTGGACGGGGCGCGCTGGCAGCCGTCGTACGACCTGCGGCTGGTCGACGAGGTCGTCACGCTCACCTGGTTCGGGCTGGTCAGCCAGCAGACCGGCGAGGACTGGCCGGAGTGCCGGCTGGAGCTGTCCACCGCCCGACCGGCGGTGACGGCGACGGTGCCCGAGCTGTCGCCGTGGTACCTCGACCGGGTCCGCCCGCTGCCCCCGCCGATGCCGGTCGGGGCGCCCGCCCCGGGCGGTGGCGGCCTGCCCCGGGCGTCCGCCCCGGCCGCCGCGTTCGGCGGGCCGGAACGCGCCCGGGTCGGGAAGGCCGCCCCGCCGGTGCGGGAGAGCGTCGCCGAGGTGGAGCAGGGGATCGCCGCCGCCACGTACCGGCCGACCCGACCGGTCGCGGTGCCCGCCGACGGCACCGCGCACCGGGCCACCGTCGCGGTGCTGGAGCTGCCGGCGAGCCTGGACCACGTGACCGCGCCGGTCCGTGAGCCGGTGGCCCACCTGCGCGCCACCGTCCGCAACACCTCGTCGCACACCCTCCTGCCCGGGCCGGCGGCGATCTTCCACGGTCCGGACTTCGTCGGCGGCACCCGGCTGACGGCGTGGGCGCCCGGCGAGGAGACCGAGCTGGCCCTCGGGCTGGACGACCGGCTGCGGGTGGAGCGGAAACTGACCCGGCGCAGCGACACCCGGGCCACGCTCGGCTCGACCCGCCGCCGTGAGGTGGAGTACGCGGTGACCGTCGCCAACCACACCCCCCGACCCGCGACCGTGACCGTGCTGGACCAGTTGCCGGTCTCCCGGGACGAGGGCGTGGTGGTGCGGGAGACGCGGCTCGACCCCACCCCGGACGAGCGTACCGAGCTGGGCGAGCTGACCTGGCGGCTGCGGCTCGCCCCCGGCGCCACCGGCCAGGTCACCCTCGGCTTCCGGGTCGACGTCGCCAAGGGCGTCGACCTGGCCGGTTGGCGCGACTGA